In the genome of Nakamurella alba, the window CCGGCCAGCAGGCCGGTCCACAGCGTGAAGGTCGGCATCGGCGGCACGGCGTGCATCACCGAACCGGCCTCGGTGATCACCCGCAGCGGTCGGAAGTTGCCGGCAACTACCGGGCTGTCGGGGGTGGTCATCGCCTTGAAGATCAGGCTGCACAGCGCCTCGGTCTGGCCCAGCGGCAGGTTGATCGGGCCGCGGACGTTTTTCGCGCTGCCGGTCCAGTCGACGATCATCTCGTCGTCGGTGACGGTGACCGTCACGTTCAGGTCGATCAGCCGGTCCAGCTCGACGCCGTCGTTGTCGACGAAGTCCGACGCCGACCAGGTGCCCTTCGGCAGGCCGGCCAGCGCGATCCGGGCCAGCTTCTCGCCGTGGTCGTTGATCGAGACCATGGCCTGCGCGAGGGCGTCCACCCCGTACTTGTCGGCGATCTCGATGGTCCGCCGGACACCGCTGACGCACGCGGACACCTGCGCCTGGATGTCACCGATGGTGCGCTCGGGCAGCCGGCTGTTGTACCGGATGATGTTGAAGATGTCGTCGTTGATCACACCCTCGCGGTAGAGCCGCACGCCGGGGAAGAACAGGCCCTCCTGGTACATGTCGGTGGAGTCGAGCACGTAACCCGGGTCCTTCTGCTTCAGGTCCAGCACGTGGATCCGGCAGGAGGTGTAGCCGATCAGTTCGCCGTCGACGTGGATCGGTGCGAAGACCAGCGGGTCCAGGGTGTGCGCCGAGCTCCAGTAGGGGTAGTTCAGCAGGTAGACGTCGCCGGGCAGCATGGCCTCGATCCCGAGGAACTCCACGGCGCGCTTGATGCCGTGGTCGTTGCCACGGGTGAAGATGGCGATGCCGGGGGCGTCGGCCACGACATCGCCGTGCACGTCGTGGATCCCGATGCCGTAGTCGTGGATCTCGTAGACGACGGTGTTGTAGGCGGTGCGGCAGAGGTTGCGGGCCATCTCCTCGGCGGCGGCCAGCAGGCCGTGCCGGATGATCTCGGTGGTGATCGCGTCGTTCATGTGCGGTGGGACTCCTCGGACTCGGGTGCGGTCGGTGGGTCGGGGATCAGAGGCCGGGGCGGTCGCCGACGGTGATGACCAGCTCGCCGTGCGGGCCGACCAGCAGGTGGTCGCCGGCATGCATGACGGTGGTCGCCGTGTGCTCCGGAATGACTGCGGGACCGTGGATCTCGTCGCCGGCCAACAGGTTCTCCCGGGTGTACAGGGCGTAGTCGACCGAGGGCTGCGCGGCGGAGACGTACACGGCGCGGCTGCCCTCGGCGACCGGCTCACCGGACTCCCGGGCGGCCAGCAGCGGCAGCTCGGGCCGGTCCACGATGCCCCGGGCACGCAGCCGCAGGGTGGTGACCTCGACCGGATCGGTCATCACGTGGCCGTACTGCCGCTCGTGCAGCTCCGCGAACTCCTTCTCCACCTGGGCGATGTCGCCGCCGGTGGACGGGAACCCGATGGTCACCGAGTGCTCCTGGCCCGAGTACCGGACGTCGACCAGCCGGACCATCTCCTGCCGGTCCGGGCCGAAGCCCTCGGACTCCAGCTGCGCCAGCGCTTCTGACTCCATCCCGGCGAAGGTCTGCTGCATGGCGACCGGGTCGGTGTCGGACAGCAGCATCACCGCGGTGCGGGCGTAGTCGTGCTGTACGTCGGCCATCAGCATGCCGAAGGCGCTGAACGCCCCCTGGCCCGGTGGGACGACCACCGTCGGGATGCCCAGGGCCTCGGCCACGTCGACGGCCACCAGGCCGCCACCCCCGCCGAAGGACAGCAGCGCGAAGTCCTGCGGGTTCCGGCCCACCTCGACGGTGATCGCCCGGACCGCGCCCATGATCTTCGTGGTGGAGATCTGCAGCACGCCGCGGGCCAGCTCCGACCAGGTCATCCCCAGCTCGCCCGCGGTGATCTCCAGTGCGGCGACGGCCTTCTCGCGGTCCAGCACCAGCTTGCCGCCCAGCGGCGTCTCGGTGCCCAGGTAGCCGACGGCCAGCGCGGCGTCGGTGAAGGTGGCCTGGGTCCCGCCGCGGCCGTAGGAGGCCGGGCCGGGCATCGCCCCGGCGCTCGCGGGACCGACCTGCAGGGCACCCGCCTTGTCCAGGTGCACCAGGGATCCGCCGCCGGCGCCGATGGTGTGGATGTAGAGCGACGGGGTGTTGATCGGCATGCCCTCGAACTCGGCGCCCTGGTAGAGCACCGGCTCGCCGTCCAGCACCAGCGAGGCGTCCAGACTGGTACCGCCCATGTCGATGGTGATCAGGTTCGGCTGGCCGATCAGGCCGGCCAGTGCACCGGCGCCGATGACGCCGCCCGCCGGTCCGGACAGGATCAGGCTCACCGGCTGCTCCCGCGCCGTGCTCGCCGTCATCGCGCCGCCTCCTGACCGCGTCATCAGGAAACGACCCTCGAAACCCTCGTCGGTGAGCCGAGTCTCGAGCTCCGCCAGGTAGCGGCGGACGATCGGCTTGACGTAGGCGTCCAGCACGGCGGTGCTGGTCCGCTCGAACTCCCGGTACTCCCGGGACAGCTCGTGCGAGAGCGTCACGACGACGTCCGGCGCGTGCGCGGCGAGCACCTCGCGCATGGCCACCTCGTGCGCCGGGTTGGCGTAGGAGTGCAGGAAGCAGACCGCGACCGCGTCGTAGCCGCGCTCGGCGACGATCCGGGCCACCCGGGCGGCGTCCTCGAGATCGATGTCCTGGTGCACACTCCCGTCGAACAGGCTGCGCTCGGCCACCTCGAAGGTGTCGTACCGCTCGAGCAGCGGCGTCGGCGGCGTGAAGGTGATGTCGTAGTTGGTCCGGCGGTCGGTCCGGCCCAGCAGGTAGACGTCACGGAAACCCTTGGTACCGATGACGGCGATCCTCGCGCCGGTCCGGGTCAGCAGCGCATTGAGACCGAGAGTCGTTCCGTGGGTGAACATCACGATCTCGCCGATGCCGGCCTCGGTGACGCCGAACGCGTCCAGCACGCCCTTGGTGGGTTCGGACGGCGTGGTGGGCACCTTGTCGAACCGCAGGGTGCCGGTGTCCGGCTGCAGTTCGACGACATCGGTGAAGGTGCCGCCGACGTCGATCGCGACCCGGGTGATCCTGCTCATCTGTGGTCTGCCTTTCGCGGCTGCGGGTGGTGTCCGGGCGACCTCGGCCGCCGGCACACCGCGGGTCCGGCGGACGGGCCGCCGGCATCGGGAGAGCCCCGCACCGGTCGACCCGCGGGGAGGCGCGGGGCAGGTGGGAGCTGGACTGGATCGCCGGGAACCAGGAGGCGGGCCGCCACGACCCGGGCACCTTCGGCGGTGCAGCCACCGTGACACGGGCCCCCGGGACTGTCAATCACGCCCGGCAGGCATCCGGAACCGGTGCGTGACGGCGTCCGGCCGTCGCCGGGGTCGGCCCGCCGTCCCGGCGCACTGCAGACGTCCGGCGCGGCATCGGGCCACGTCGTCGCAGGTCACGAGGCCGGCGTGCACAGCGGGCCGCCCGGGGCGGCCGCATGACCGGTCGGGTCCGGATGCCCGGACGACGGCAGGGTGGACCGACGTGCACAAAGTTCCCCGAGCCGTCCGCGACCTGCTGTTTCCGCGTGCAAGCGTTTCCACCGTGGAACAGATGCGTGACACAGCACACCGGACGGTTGTCCTGTTGTGCTCGGAGCACAACGCGGCCCGGGTGGCCGGGTCCAGCATTCCCATTCATCCCAGCTTCCACTCGGGTTCGAAGCCCGACACGAAGCCGGCACCACCACCGCATCACCCCTGCACCACCCGGCAGCACCCGGTCTCCGATGACATCCATCGGCCGGCCCGAGAACTGGGAGGAAAGCATGATCCGCAGCGTCCTGACCCTGTGCGGCAGGGACGGACGAGTCGAACCGATCGAGGACTACTACCGCGACCACCACATCCTCGACCGTGCACGAGCATTCCCCGGCTGCCGGAACGCCACTCTGCTGCGGGCCGTGGACGGAGGTCGCGCGACCCACCTGGTCATGGCCGACTGGGACGACACCGAGGCCTACGGGCGCTGGGTGTCCGATCCTTTCCGGCAGCAGACCTCGGTCGGCCTGAAGGAACTGCTCGACCTGGAACCGGGCGCGCAGTTCGTCGGCGGCCTCTACGAGATCCTCACGCCGGACAGCGATCCCGCACCGTCCGGTCCCTGAAGCACTCACCGAACCAGTCACTGAACCTGTCCCTGAACCCCTGCACCGCAGCACATCCCGACAGCACCGCACCGACACCGGGGTCGGACCAGCACCACCTGCACCGCACGTCGAGTCCCCCGCATCCCGTCCGCAGAGGAGCAGCATGAAGAGCACCACCCGTCGGTTGACCGCCACCATGGCGGCCGCCGCGCTCACCCTGTCGATCGCCGCGTGCAGCCGGCCGTCGTCCTCCGGCGGCTCGGAGACGACGACCGCGGCGGCCACCACCACCGCCGCCGGATCCAGCGGCGGCTCGGCCACCAGCGCCTCCGGGTCCGACACCGGCCCGGCCACCGCCTCCAGCGGCGGTGACACCGGCGAGGAGCTGTCGGTCGGCTTCTTCGGCTTCGCCAAGGCGAACTCCTTCGCCCAGGCGACCTGGGCCGGCGTGCAGGAGGCGGCTGCGGCGAACAACGCCACCGCCACCTTCCTCGACTCCAATTTCGACGGCCCGACCCAGGTCAACCAGCTCCAGGACGCGGTGACGTCCAAGCTGTACGACGTCGTGGTCATCCAGGCCAACGACGGCACCGCGATCGTCCCGGCGGTCAAGCAGGCGCTGGCCGCCGGCATCACCGTGGTCGTCGAGTTCACCCCGATCGGCGGCCGGTACGACACCATCGAGCCGCAGGTGGACGGCGTCATCAGCATCGTCGACGCCCCGACCATCAACGGCGAGGGCCTGGCCGAGATGGCGCTCGGCGCCTGCGAGCAGCTGGCCGTCCAGCCGTGCAACGTCGCCTACCTGCAGGGCTTCGACAACTACCCGCTGGACGCCGCCCGCACGAAGGCCGCCGAGGACGCCATCAAGGCCGGCGGCGCCGAACTCGTCGCGTCGGTCATCGGTGGCTACACCGCCGACTCCGGCCGCACCGCCTTCCAGAACGTGCTGCAGGCCCACCCCGACGTCAACGTCGTGGTCGGTTCGTCCCAGGCCATCACCGGGGCGGCCGCGCTGGCCCCGGACCGTGACGACCTGCTGTTCGTCGGCAACGGCGGATCCACCCAGGCCTTCGAGGGCGTGATGTCCGGGAAGTGGTACGGCACCTACAACATCCCGGAGAAGACCGAGGGCTACCGCGCCACCGAGATGGGCCTGGCCGCGCACCGTGGCGAGACCGTCCCGACGGCGACCGACGCCCGTAGCCTCACCACCTACGAGGCGCTGGGCACCAAGGAGAACCTGACCGGCCAGACGGCGGACTACTCCGACTGAGCCGGTGTCCCTCCCCGGCTGGACGACGGCCGGGGAGGGACCTGCAGACCGGCGGCGCCGGGCAGGGTCCATGACGGTCCTGCCCGGCGCCGCCACCGCACGAGACGACAGGTGGACACGTGAGCACTGCCAGAGCGACGTCGCCGTCCGGACCCGAGAGGCGGCACGCGCCGTCGATCTCGGTCCGGGACATCGGCAAGACCTACAGCGGTGTCACCGTCCTGCAGGGCATCGACCTGGACATCCCGGGCGGTGAGATCCACAGCCTGGTCGGCGAGAACGGCGCTGGGAAGAGCACCCTGCTCAAGATCCTCGGCGGCGTCATCCGGGCCGATGCGGGCACCATCGCGTTCGACGGCACCGTCACCGCGATCGGCACCCCGCGCGACTCGATCCGGCACGGCGTCAGCCTGATCTCCCAGGAGGGCGCACTGGTCCCGGCGCGCACCGTGCTGGAGAACGTCTTCCTGGGCCGCTGGGCGCAGCGCGCCGGCTGGGCCCGGACCCGGGACGACCGCCGCCGCTTCGCCGAACTCCTGGACTACACCGGCTTCTCGATCGACCCCGGCGCCCGCGTCGACCAGATCTCGATCGGCGCCCAGCAGCAGGTCGAGATCCTCCGCTCGCTGGCCCGCGGCGCGTCGGTGATCGCGATGGACGAGCCGACCGCCGTGCTCACCGAGCACGAGAAGAAGAACCTGCTCGACCTCATCCGCCGGCTCGCCGCCGCCGGCACCACCGTGCTGCTCGTCTCCCACTTCCTGGACGAGGTGCTGTCCGTCTCCGACCGGATCACCGTGCTGCGCGACGGCCGGCACGTGATCACCGAGCAGGCCTCCGCGCTGGACCCCGCCTCCCTGGTCGCGCACATGGTCGGCCGGCAGATCGACGTCCTCTACCCCACGCCCGCACCCGTCCGCGACGACGCGGCGGTCCGCCTGTCCGCCCGCGGGCTCGGTCGCGGCCCGGTGCAGAACGTCGACCTGGAGGTCCGCGCCGGCGAGATCCTCGGCATCGCCGGCCTTGTCGGCAGTGGTCGGAGCGAGACGCTGCGGCTGCTGTTCGGCGCGGACAAGGCGAGCACCGGCACCGTCACCCTGGACGGGGTCACCCTGACCGGACTGAGCCCGCGCAAGGCGATGGCCGCCGGGATCGCACTGGTCCCGGAGTCCCGCAAGGAGGAAGGGCTGGTGCTGGGCCGGTCGGTCCGGGAGAACGTCGCGCTGGCCTCGCTGGGCACCCGGCGCACCGGCCCGTTCGTCGACCGGGGCACCGAACGCACTGCGGTGCAGACGATCTCCGGCACGGTGGACATCCGTGCCGCTGCCCCGGACGCCCCGATCCGCACGTTGTCCGGTGGCAACCAGCAGAAGGCACTGTTCGCCAAGTGGCTGCTGCGCCGCCCGCAGGTGCTGCTGGTCGACGAGCCCACCCGTGGCGTCGACGTCGCGGCGAAGACCCAGATCCACCGACTCATCGTCGATCTCGCCGCCGAGGGGATGGCCGTGGTGGTCGTCTCCTCCGAGATCGAGGAGCTGCTGGAACTCTCGCACCGCGCCCTGGTGCTGCGGCACGGCCGCATCGTCGGCGAGTTCCCCCGCGGGACCCCCCGGGAGCGGGTGATCGCCGCCGCCTTCGGCGACCACCCCGAGGACGCCGGCCCCACCTCGTCCACCACGCCCGGCCCGTTCGCGAAGACCCCTGAAGGAGAGCACGCATGAACGCCCCCCTGGCGACCGACGGCGCCGCCGTCGTCACCGGTGCCGTCCCGGCCCGGCGCGCCGTCCGGATCCGCGACTACGGCATCGTCATCGCCCTGCTCGCGATCGTGGTCGCGCTGTCGGTCTCCACCGACACCTTCCTCACCACCTCGAACCTGGTGAACCTGCTGGACCAGTGCTCGGTGGTCGGACTGCTCGCCGTCGGCGCGACGGTCTGCATCATCAGTGGCGTCTTCGACCTGACCGCCAGCGCGAGCCTGGCCGTCAGCGCGATCGTCGGTGTGCAGATCGTGCAGTTGACCAACGTGCCGGTCGGGTTCGCGGCCGCCGTGGTCACCGGCGCACTGCTCGGCCTGATCACCGGCACCATCGTGGTCAAGAGCGGCGTGAACTCCTTCATCGCCACACTGGCCACCAGCATCATCTACCGCGGCCTGGCCGTGGTCGTCACCGCCGGCGCCATCGCCTACCCGCTGACCGAGCAGGCCGAGGACTTCGGGATGCTCACCTGGCCGTCGCTGTTCGGGATGACCTCGGCGACCCTGGTGTTCCTGGTCGTCGTCGCGATCATCTGGACGATGATCTCGGCGACCACCTTCGGCCGCCGGATCTACGCCGTCGGCGGCAACGCGGAGGCAGCCCGGCTGTCCGGGATCCGGGTGGGCCAGGTGCAGATCGCGGCCTATGTGGTCAGCGGCATCTGCTCGGCACTGGCCGGTCTGATCCTGGCCTCCCGCGCCGGATCGGCGCAGTCCAGCATGGCCACCGGCCTGGAACTGTCCGCCATCGCGGCGGCCGTCATCGGCGGCACGAGCATCCTGGGCGGCGAAGGTGCGGTCTGGCGAGGTGTGGTCGGCGCCCTGCTGCTCACGCTGATCGGCAACGGCTTCAACCTGCTCGGCTGGGACACCACCTACCAGCAGGTGGTGCAGGGCTGCCTGATCCTGCTGGCCGTCACCGTGGACCAGTACCTGCGCCGCCGCAACCGGTAGCGTGGCCCGGTGCGCCTGCCGGACCGCCACCGCGACGTCGTGCTCGGCATCGGGCTCGACGACCGGGCGACGCACGTCGCCGTGGTCCCGATGGACGCACCGGGCCTCCCCCTCCCGGATTATCACCACCAGCACCCGCACACCGACCCGGACACGGTCCTCGGGCTCACGGCCGCGCGGATCGCGGCCACTGCCGCCCCCGGGGAACCTGCCCTCCGGGTCGTCGCCGTCACCGTCGACCTGAGCCGCCCGCTGCGGGCCGCGGTGGCCCCCGGTGGCGCGGCCACCGGCACCGTAGCTGCGATCCGGATCGTGCCGCGGCCGGCCGAGAACCGTTCGCTGCGCGGACACCCGGCCCGGTCGGTCGAGGACCTGGTCCGGCAGAGGTTCACCGTCACCGGTGGCCACGACCTGTTCGGCCGCGAGCTGCGTCCGCTCGCCGTGGACCGGATCCGTTCCCTCATCGATGATCTCGACCTGTCCGTGCTCGGCGGCATCGCCGTCGTCGGCACCGGGTCGCAGGCCGAGCCGCGACATGAGCGCGAGCTCGCCGACCTGGTGCAGACGGCGCTGCCGGAGGCCAGGATCTCGGTGGCCGGCGACTTCGGTGGCCAGGGCCTCGTCGCACGGGAGGCGAGCGTGGTGCTCAACGCCGCGCTGACCGGTGTCGTCGAGCCACTGCTCGTCGCCTGGGTTCTCGCGGTGTCCCGACACTTCCCTGGCGCCGCGCTGCGGATCGCCCGGAGCGACGGCGGCTGGTCCACCCCGGCCTGGATCGGCGCGATGCCGGTGCTCGGGCTCGGTGCCCGGGACTCGCTGCGGTTGCTCGGCGCCGCCACCGTTGCCGGCCTGCCGGACTGCCGGATCCTGCTGCCCGCAACGGGTTCGTCTGCGGACGCGACGGTCGGCGAGGTCCGCCGCCGGCTGGTGACCGCACGCCCGCACGTGAGCACCGAACTGGGTGCCGAACTGGTGGTGCCGCTCCCGGTCCTCACCCCCTACCGCCGGTCGGCGCAACCCGGCGGCCCGTCCGACGTCACCGAACGGCACCACCGCGACGTGCCCTGG includes:
- a CDS encoding hydantoinase B/oxoprolinase family protein, translated to MNDAITTEIIRHGLLAAAEEMARNLCRTAYNTVVYEIHDYGIGIHDVHGDVVADAPGIAIFTRGNDHGIKRAVEFLGIEAMLPGDVYLLNYPYWSSAHTLDPLVFAPIHVDGELIGYTSCRIHVLDLKQKDPGYVLDSTDMYQEGLFFPGVRLYREGVINDDIFNIIRYNSRLPERTIGDIQAQVSACVSGVRRTIEIADKYGVDALAQAMVSINDHGEKLARIALAGLPKGTWSASDFVDNDGVELDRLIDLNVTVTVTDDEMIVDWTGSAKNVRGPINLPLGQTEALCSLIFKAMTTPDSPVVAGNFRPLRVITEAGSVMHAVPPMPTFTLWTGLLAGEVILKALAKGMPDLVPACSGGDVCSMMGLGVNPRNGEHWLEATNEAVGFGGHAGGDGADGIMHLSEPGCRNNPVEVLETKSPMFIESYGYRPDSGGAGRNRGGVGVGRSYRFTAPSTGICLVYKTKTKPWSIDGGLEGDNNHVVLNPGTDREATQGGSYNLLDAGDVLVNNTGGGGGYGDPLDREPERVAADVRNGFVSVGAAAADYGVVVDPETFAADLTATTALRGTRREVVSA
- a CDS encoding hydantoinase/oxoprolinase family protein, whose product is MSRITRVAIDVGGTFTDVVELQPDTGTLRFDKVPTTPSEPTKGVLDAFGVTEAGIGEIVMFTHGTTLGLNALLTRTGARIAVIGTKGFRDVYLLGRTDRRTNYDITFTPPTPLLERYDTFEVAERSLFDGSVHQDIDLEDAARVARIVAERGYDAVAVCFLHSYANPAHEVAMREVLAAHAPDVVVTLSHELSREYREFERTSTAVLDAYVKPIVRRYLAELETRLTDEGFEGRFLMTRSGGGAMTASTAREQPVSLILSGPAGGVIGAGALAGLIGQPNLITIDMGGTSLDASLVLDGEPVLYQGAEFEGMPINTPSLYIHTIGAGGGSLVHLDKAGALQVGPASAGAMPGPASYGRGGTQATFTDAALAVGYLGTETPLGGKLVLDREKAVAALEITAGELGMTWSELARGVLQISTTKIMGAVRAITVEVGRNPQDFALLSFGGGGGLVAVDVAEALGIPTVVVPPGQGAFSAFGMLMADVQHDYARTAVMLLSDTDPVAMQQTFAGMESEALAQLESEGFGPDRQEMVRLVDVRYSGQEHSVTIGFPSTGGDIAQVEKEFAELHERQYGHVMTDPVEVTTLRLRARGIVDRPELPLLAARESGEPVAEGSRAVYVSAAQPSVDYALYTRENLLAGDEIHGPAVIPEHTATTVMHAGDHLLVGPHGELVITVGDRPGL
- a CDS encoding antibiotic biosynthesis monooxygenase family protein, with protein sequence MIRSVLTLCGRDGRVEPIEDYYRDHHILDRARAFPGCRNATLLRAVDGGRATHLVMADWDDTEAYGRWVSDPFRQQTSVGLKELLDLEPGAQFVGGLYEILTPDSDPAPSGP
- a CDS encoding sugar ABC transporter substrate-binding protein yields the protein MKSTTRRLTATMAAAALTLSIAACSRPSSSGGSETTTAAATTTAAGSSGGSATSASGSDTGPATASSGGDTGEELSVGFFGFAKANSFAQATWAGVQEAAAANNATATFLDSNFDGPTQVNQLQDAVTSKLYDVVVIQANDGTAIVPAVKQALAAGITVVVEFTPIGGRYDTIEPQVDGVISIVDAPTINGEGLAEMALGACEQLAVQPCNVAYLQGFDNYPLDAARTKAAEDAIKAGGAELVASVIGGYTADSGRTAFQNVLQAHPDVNVVVGSSQAITGAAALAPDRDDLLFVGNGGSTQAFEGVMSGKWYGTYNIPEKTEGYRATEMGLAAHRGETVPTATDARSLTTYEALGTKENLTGQTADYSD
- a CDS encoding sugar ABC transporter ATP-binding protein, whose amino-acid sequence is MSTARATSPSGPERRHAPSISVRDIGKTYSGVTVLQGIDLDIPGGEIHSLVGENGAGKSTLLKILGGVIRADAGTIAFDGTVTAIGTPRDSIRHGVSLISQEGALVPARTVLENVFLGRWAQRAGWARTRDDRRRFAELLDYTGFSIDPGARVDQISIGAQQQVEILRSLARGASVIAMDEPTAVLTEHEKKNLLDLIRRLAAAGTTVLLVSHFLDEVLSVSDRITVLRDGRHVITEQASALDPASLVAHMVGRQIDVLYPTPAPVRDDAAVRLSARGLGRGPVQNVDLEVRAGEILGIAGLVGSGRSETLRLLFGADKASTGTVTLDGVTLTGLSPRKAMAAGIALVPESRKEEGLVLGRSVRENVALASLGTRRTGPFVDRGTERTAVQTISGTVDIRAAAPDAPIRTLSGGNQQKALFAKWLLRRPQVLLVDEPTRGVDVAAKTQIHRLIVDLAAEGMAVVVVSSEIEELLELSHRALVLRHGRIVGEFPRGTPRERVIAAAFGDHPEDAGPTSSTTPGPFAKTPEGEHA
- a CDS encoding ABC transporter permease, which translates into the protein MNAPLATDGAAVVTGAVPARRAVRIRDYGIVIALLAIVVALSVSTDTFLTTSNLVNLLDQCSVVGLLAVGATVCIISGVFDLTASASLAVSAIVGVQIVQLTNVPVGFAAAVVTGALLGLITGTIVVKSGVNSFIATLATSIIYRGLAVVVTAGAIAYPLTEQAEDFGMLTWPSLFGMTSATLVFLVVVAIIWTMISATTFGRRIYAVGGNAEAARLSGIRVGQVQIAAYVVSGICSALAGLILASRAGSAQSSMATGLELSAIAAAVIGGTSILGGEGAVWRGVVGALLLTLIGNGFNLLGWDTTYQQVVQGCLILLAVTVDQYLRRRNR